Below is a window of Cataglyphis hispanica isolate Lineage 1 chromosome 14, ULB_Chis1_1.0, whole genome shotgun sequence DNA.
GCTGGATCCCACGCAGTAAGTATTCGTTAGTCGAGACATCATGAAAGAGATCGCGATCTAATTGACGTATCTTTTTCCAGCACGTGTTACCAGTCAAAGCTGACGAAGCATCTGGGCGTATGCAACGCCAAGAGAAGTTTGGACGCGCAACCTGAGTTTATAGTCAAGGGTATCAATTTGGACGAGGAGACTATAGTGGCGCCACCGCACGTACCGTTGTCTCAGCTCGATGAATCTGTGTTGGACACGGTGATAAGAAAGATCCATTCTGCCTACggtaaagttatttaaaattatgatggaGAGGATTATAGAATGTTCAATGATATAATGCATCTAATATTTCCTCTATTATTGCTTCTTATTCAGACAAGCTACCAGACTTTTCTCAAGCGATACTGCAGCACGATGTGTTAAAAAGCAAATTGAGGGACGAGACCTGCGGCAATAACGTTAGAAAACACTTGCTCCAAAATGCATCTCTACTTGGACATTTGGAGCAAGCTGGTCTCGTGCAGGACAATACCTGTTTCATTGAATTTGGGGCGGGGAAAGGTACATCTTattcaaataaacttttttactttctcgAGTTTTCTcggatatttaaaagaaattatatatttttttgtcgttCGAACGattcgtataaataaatcgttCACGCTGCAGAGTATactaaatgaaattatattttaaattatattttagctttATTAACATACTGGTTGGGGCAGATCATAAAAGACAAATCGAATTCTTGTGTCTTACTAGTCGACCGTTCGAGTCATCGGCACAAAAGTGACAATAAACTTAGGAAGGAAGAGAATCGTCTCGTAATAAAGAGGGTACGCGCTGATATTGCCGATTTGCAGTTGAACAAAATCCTGGAAATCCAGACAATCAAATACAAAGTCGGGATAGCGAAACATCTCTGCGGGACAGCCACtggtatacaatatatattttttcattacttcAGCACAAGTTTCCATTTTCGCATATTCTCTCTAATTGATGACGTGGGTATTTGCAGACTTGGCGATACGTTGCTTGGCGAAGTCGATAAACAACGAGCCTAAGGTCGACGTTCGCGGCTTAGTCCTCGCTTTTTGCTGCCACCACAAATGCGAGTATTCGTCTTACGTAGGCAGAGAATATCTGCGACAATGTGACTTTACCGCAAATGAGTTCTCGGTTTTATGCAGCATAGTTAGTTGGGCGACCTGTGCTCCCCGTTTAAAAAGTAATGTTAAACCGCAAGACGATTCCACCGTTCGGCACGACGGGCAGGATAACGTCAATTGCTCTTCAAAATTAGACGAACGCGAACTTATCGGACGCAAGGCTAAGACGCTGCTAAATTGGGGTCGTTTGTCATTTCTGCAAAGCATTGGATTTCAGGCCGAGCTATTTTATTACACTACCACCGAAATTTCGCCAGAAAATATGTGTATTGTAGCTActcgaaaattataatcatcgaGACCGCAATATTTATCGTTAACGTAATTtcaatcttttcaatttttatttctagagGTTATTTTCTCGTTAGCAATAAataccttttttaatttataatttatatttttttcaactcaTTGATAGTACTACTGTCACCATCTATCTTTGATGACAACTGTGTCATCTGTCACTGATCGCGACCTCGATCGGTGGAATAGACTGTAAACTTACCGATCCACGACTTGAATGACACGATTCGAGTCTCGTTCTCGGAGTAGTACGCAAGACGCAAATAACTTCCCCCACCCAATGGGATGCCCCGCCCAATACGAGTGATCTAACGCTGTTCAAACATTCCAACGCACAAGAGCGACGCGCAAGTAGCTGGATGTTTTTCACACTTTActtgtgcaaaatattattatattaccaaGAGGAGAATAAATATCGACGACGCGACAgacgaaagaaaagaaatatcctTAGGTACGTATGAGTTTCACGCACGTAATTTCCGTCAACTCGACGTGCTTCTCGTGACCTATTTCACGTGTTCGTGTATACTTGCGTACGTTTGCAATGCTAACAATAGCGATAACTAAGCCAATTGATCCGTGAAATTGTAACGCGTCTTTTCCGCGTAGAACGCCAAGCCACGCCTGTTAGGGACGCGACGTCGAGACGGGTTTCCTTCTTGCTGCACTGAATCCTTCTTTCTCATTCCCTTCTTTCTGTTTTTCAGAGAGTGTTAACATTGTGACATGTCCATTCTAGACGAGCGCGAAGATTATCTGAAGAATCCGTACTTCAAGGGACACGAGTACGGTGACTTCACGCCGTTCTACATCACGATAGCCCTCTGCGCTAGTTTGGGTGGAGCCCTATTCATTCTGAACATTGTGTTTTGCTGGTGCTCACGACACCGAGAATATTGGCAAAATCGCCACACCGGTGAGTCAAGAAACCTTGTACTCAGAGCTCttacattctatttttacGGATGCATGTTATTCTGATATGGTTTTTCTTAATAGTGTATTGTCCTATTGGAATTTAGGAAATAGGTGGATCCAACCTTTATGGACTGTATTGCCGCACAAGACACCACCACTTGATCTAAGTGAACTAGAACATGGTCGTATCAAGTATCCACAAGTGAGGCACGAAATCATCCAGTATCACGATTCAGAGACTCAAGGAGCCATACCAGAACCGCAAGTGTACCTAGAAATGCAAAAACGCGAGAGTgagatctaaaatatttaacagcaCCAACTAGTGATCAGTGTGGTATTGGAAAGCAGTAGTGAGGGAAATACCCACGCTTCAGAATACGTATAAAGTGAAGAGTTTAATTGACTCCAATAGAGTCTAATTAGCCCTTTGCACCCAGTTAATTCCATTGTAAAGTCTTTGATCTAATTATCATTCATTAATGCTCTCGCTATCAGTTTATTACCATAGACACATTGCTCTGCTTTTATGCACATATTaggattaatttctttattttttacaagataaacttattattaaagaatagcGACTCCTAAAACATTTGTGGagtaagttattttaatagttgCACTTAGTTGCAAACAACTGATAAGTAATCTCAAGCATCATAGATAACCGTTTGCGATGGGCTTGCACGTTTTTTGGCCTGCTTCGGCCTGCCTGACCCTCTTTGTAGTTTGCATCATAATCGTGCTTCTGAAATACGGCGCACGTTTCTGCAAACTACGACACGAACCATTACCATCTGATCAGGAATGGGAAGGTAAAGCGTACTCCAGAAAATTGTCCGCTTCCGTGTGAACGAATGGCATTGTCCCGAAAAAGTTTCgtctaaagattttttattttttaacaaaaattacaacaaATAGCTAATAAATTACTGTCGATTAGAATTTCCACTACTGTGTAGATCGGCATGGATATAAatcatttccaaaatttttataattattctttttccgGGACACACatctcatatatattgtatagagACAGTATTAGTCATGTAAGAATGATCTGACACATTCCGTCCATTTATGCACATTtgtactaattttatatattttttttatatattaatatatagacaTATGAACGTGTATGTCCTCGGAAATCAGTGTAATACCATTATTCGaaaaggaatttttatatactaaaaccaatttaattatttttatctctataacAAGACATCAttatgagagaaaattaattttatatccgtccaaatctctctcttttgatgtcatttgatatatctttattcgaaatgatataataatatcgataatctCGAGcactttgtaattttttgtattaatactattacaaataaaaaatgtaatgaaaatcTTTCCATCTTCACATCGCTtcgtaaaaattgattattccaATTCagattaatacataatttgagAATGGACTCTCActctcttgtatatataatattttacttttattgacAACATTGGATTTTTGTTACATGTGTAATGGTTacacaattatttcaataagtaAGTAGATGCATTATACAATCTTTATAGtagtttttaaagaaaattatcgacTTTACGTGGAGAGAGAGCTACGATACATCTTATTCAGAATTGTCCTAAACTACGTGGTCTGAATGACCgaataaaatcaaagtaaTGAAACCGCGCGATTAAACACATATGTTCAACATttatccttctttctctctctctctaaattgcaaaatatttgcaatctgTACAACGAATCGGtactttttgaaaatatatgatcgaatttatttattctttttgtattaACAAAACATGTAGAAAATCTTTTGTAATTGTAGGAACCCATAGAAAtggttaaaaaattctattgcaatttttatagaaaatttatactaaCGAGATTAAACCATCAACAAGATCGACGATTAACTCAACAGTCCGTAATAGAACGGCAATTCATGTGCTCAAATGGCTTTAATTCTAACGAATAAAATTCTGAACGATTTTCTTATCATAATATCTAGAATATCTAAGAATTGTTCTAAAAAAAGGTGCACGCAGATGATAAAagattatcttgaaaaaaattttaaaagggaTCTTTTCTcctataagattttaatttaaaatgaaaattatataattcaatttgtaataaatcgaGCTTTCTTCTTGCAGTCTCGATATACAGATAtcgatatatgaaatttacgaaactttttatcattatagaGAGAAATCTATTTCGAAATTTCTTCAAGAAGGTATTTATCATTAGCGTGCACCCTTTCTGAAACGTcctgtataattttatcgaaggATCTGAAAAATTAGTCTCTAGATTTTTACTGATTCGTATTTCCTATCATGCTATGTTACAATGCGATTAAAACATGAAGAGCTTCCTGTGAGCTCCACACAGAGAAGTCAAGCACGAGACATCGTTACATCTGTTCTATATATTAAGAGACAATTACATCATGCATTTAAACTCTTCAAAATtacttcaaaatttcatacaaTCATATAGAATTCtacgagaaataaaaaggatGAAATTGTACTTTGTAAAAAATGCGtagatcatatatttttcgtagAACGGTTTCggatactaaaaaatatttttatttatacaaaattgctTAAAGCTTAAATGATGATCTCATCGTCATAAAATGCGTATGTAATTAGCGCTTATAGTGAAACAGATGTAACGTTCACATTTcagaaacatttaatattttcaaccgGCATATACGAGCCCACTTGTGGCCATCATGTCTTAAAATATGAGATGGTTTTATCGTTCACCAGATCGTAGTTTTGCTCTTTTGCGAATTGTAGCTCCAACTTTGAGTAATTTGAGTTGGAAATGTCATTCAGTGGAATTTAATCTACCAGTTGAAGAACGAGGACAGTAATTAGAGAAGACAAGGTGTCTATTCCCTGGGAAAACCTAGAATTCtcagaaaactttttattttgaaaaatcaaaaaactcTACGTGAAATTCAGagtattttgtgaaaaagttTCTTCGATAATTTTGCCTTTATCGTAAATAGTTGACAATTCATTGATCGACCAAATTAGCACAATCAGTGCAACAActaattgatatatacattCGTATACGAATCGTGAGTTTGCAGTACACAATTCattgtatttcttatttcattatataattaataatgagagaatgaaatataatgcACAAAATGcttataaagattattcttttcaatatcTTCTCAAAATCGAAACTTAAATGGCTTATTTTGCCTTCGTGATTGCATGAACAGAGAGAACATTAAAAAGTGcgcacaaaataaatttatttcaaaaattctctaattttattggatttcggaagaaaaatatctgaaaaatcagggaaatctcaggaaatttttttacaagatttaaatAGACACCCTGAAAGAGAGCCCATAAAACAGATAATTCTATcttagtttattaataaattcgctTTACGCGTAATGATGATATGCTGTAATACGAGAGCTAAAACTAGGCGCTTGTTAACGACGCGTGCGCTAGTCCACGTACGGCgtctacaaattttttaatttttaatttctagagatctttttctctcttttttttttcttttgaaatttgacACATGGAAAAGTTGATTTTCAACTCCACGAtattaaatcgtaaaataGAGTTAAAATTAAACCTTCAGCATAGACATTTACGAGAGGGAGAGACTAGAAGAAAACatgatatttgcaaaatattacagGAAAAATAATCTCTCCTCCCGCGCATCACTATATATTCTacgcatttttttcaaaacacgtCGTACACGGATCGCACACGCGTGCAGTATCAAACGCACGAACAGCTTAACTTCCTCTCACCGACGAGCCTTTGTATACACCTAGActtaaaaacaaatacaatCTTGTGGGGAGGGAGAAGGGATTTGATTTTCATGGTGTCGAAAAGATATCCAgcgatctctctttctcgcacgcgcgtgcgtgcgtacttgacgagacgagacgacgAGTTATTTTAGTTTGATTTTCATGCTCATTCGCTTGCG
It encodes the following:
- the LOC126854373 gene encoding tRNA:m(4)X modification enzyme TRM13 homolog, with product MANGSHCMYFVKRKKRFCRMTVGEGKDYCGEHQLSIADSGDSDDKRIKCPLDPTHTCYQSKLTKHLGVCNAKRSLDAQPEFIVKGINLDEETIVAPPHVPLSQLDESVLDTVIRKIHSAYDKLPDFSQAILQHDVLKSKLRDETCGNNVRKHLLQNASLLGHLEQAGLVQDNTCFIEFGAGKALLTYWLGQIIKDKSNSCVLLVDRSSHRHKSDNKLRKEENRLVIKRVRADIADLQLNKILEIQTIKYKVGIAKHLCGTATDLAIRCLAKSINNEPKVDVRGLVLAFCCHHKCEYSSYVGREYLRQCDFTANEFSVLCSIVSWATCAPRLKSNVKPQDDSTVRHDGQDNVNCSSKLDERELIGRKAKTLLNWGRLSFLQSIGFQAELFYYTTTEISPENMCIVATRKL
- the LOC126854387 gene encoding uncharacterized protein LOC126854387 translates to MSILDEREDYLKNPYFKGHEYGDFTPFYITIALCASLGGALFILNIVFCWCSRHREYWQNRHTGNRWIQPLWTVLPHKTPPLDLSELEHGRIKYPQVRHEIIQYHDSETQGAIPEPQVYLEMQKRESEI
- the LOC126854389 gene encoding uncharacterized protein LOC126854389, which encodes MGLHVFWPASACLTLFVVCIIIVLLKYGARFCKLRHEPLPSDQEWEGKAYSRKLSASV